One window from the genome of Magnolia sinica isolate HGM2019 chromosome 4, MsV1, whole genome shotgun sequence encodes:
- the LOC131242424 gene encoding AP-4 complex subunit mu-like, with protein MISQFFVLSQRGDNIIFRDYRGEVQKGSAEIFFRKVKFWKGDEGEEAPPVFNLDGVNYVHVKVSGLLFVATMRANVSPSLVLELLQRIERVIKDYLGILNEDSLRKNFVLVYELLEEVIDFCYPQTTSTEVLKSYIFNEPLVVDAGRLPTLGPAAVFMQGSKRMPGTAVTKSVVANEPGGRKREEIFVDVIEKISVTFSSSGYILTSKIDGTIQMKSYLTGNPEIHLALNEDLRIGGSRNSVYDYSDSTGAGAVVLDDCNFHESVHLSGFDMDRTLTLVPSDGEFSVMNYRTTQEFKPPFRINALIEEAGALKADVILKVCAEFLPTITANTITIQMPLPKCTTRVSFELQPGAVGNKTDFREANKKL; from the exons ATGATTTCTCAGTTCTTCGTGCTCTCTCAGAGAGGCGACAATATCATCTTTCGCGact ATCGTGGCGAAGTACAAAAAGGAAGTGCGGAAATATTCTTTCGCAAGGTTAAATTTTGGAAGGGGGATGAAGGAGAGGAAGCACCGCCTGTCTTT AATCTGGATGGCGTCAACTATGTACATGTGAAGGTTTCTGGGCTGTTATTTGTTGCAACCATGCGAGCTAATGTATCGCCTTCGCTTGTTTTGGAGCTCCTACAAAGGATTGAGCGTGTCATTAAAGATTACCTTGGCATTCTCAATGAAGATTCATTACGGAAAAATTTTGTGCTTGTATATGAGTTGCTCGAAGAAGTCATT GACTTCTGTTATCCACAGACAACATCTACTGAGGTGTTAAAGTCTTATATTTTTAATGAGCCACTTGTGGTTGATGCTGGACGTTTGCCAACCCTTGGCCCTGCTGCTGTATTTATG CAAGGGTCGAAACGGATGCCGGGTACAGCTGTTACAAAATCTGTTGTAGCCAATGAGCCTGGGGGTAGGAAGAGGGAGGAAATATTCGTTGATGTAATTGAGAAAATAAGCGTTACATTCAGCTCTAGT GGTTACATACTTACTTCCAAGATCGATGGTACCATTCAAATGAAAAGTTATCTGACAGGCAACCCTGAAATCCATCTAGCTCTTAACGAAGACCTGAGGATTGGCGGAAGCAGGAATTCTGTCTATG ATTACAGTGATTCTACTGGAGCTGGGGCTGTGGTACTAGATGACTGCAATTTCCATGAATCTGTCCATCTCAGCGGTTTTGACATGGACCGAACTTTGACATTA GTACCCTCGGATGGAGAGTTCTCTGTAATGAATTACCGTACCACTCAGGAATTCAAGCCTCCTTTCCGTATCAATGCATTGATTGAGGAAGCAGGGGCACTTAAG GCGGATGTGATTCTTAAAGTATGTGCTGAATTCCTCCCAACCATCACTGCTAACACAATTACGATACAGATGCCGCTGCCAAAATGCACTACAAG